The Candidatus Binatia bacterium genome includes a window with the following:
- a CDS encoding OmpA family protein, giving the protein MATEDTGTHSLSNSFTDLMTSLAVIFILLLVVLVNNKQQELAQAQKDLSDAQRRLAAAAAATTKARQEILAALRGELNQLAARGVQVTEDPKDPLGLLVVVPEGLLQFELDRSTIPPRGEGFLAEFVPRLGVIACSRREDLSSIVVEGHADSSGSEEHNLKLSQDRSIEVVRASLAVLRAYPELAGVPDQCFPDESDTLASLPPANTLGSQALQTCFLDLLSASGRGRREPFVENGVEDRARSRRVVFKIRVRSFEQRDIEGFLNG; this is encoded by the coding sequence GTGGCCACCGAAGACACCGGAACCCACTCGCTCTCCAACTCGTTCACCGACCTCATGACGTCGCTGGCAGTAATTTTCATCCTGCTGCTCGTCGTCCTGGTGAACAACAAACAACAGGAGCTTGCGCAGGCGCAGAAGGACCTCAGCGACGCGCAAAGGCGTCTTGCTGCAGCGGCTGCCGCGACGACGAAGGCGCGACAGGAAATCCTCGCCGCGCTCCGCGGAGAGCTGAACCAGCTTGCGGCGCGTGGCGTGCAGGTGACTGAGGATCCCAAGGATCCGCTGGGATTGCTCGTGGTCGTTCCCGAAGGTCTTCTGCAGTTCGAGCTTGATCGCTCCACCATCCCACCCCGTGGAGAGGGGTTTCTGGCGGAGTTCGTGCCACGCCTCGGCGTCATCGCCTGTTCCAGACGAGAGGATCTCTCGTCGATTGTCGTCGAGGGCCATGCCGACTCCAGCGGCAGCGAGGAGCACAACCTCAAGTTGAGCCAGGACCGGTCGATCGAGGTGGTGCGGGCGAGCTTGGCCGTCCTCAGGGCGTATCCGGAGCTGGCCGGCGTCCCCGACCAATGCTTCCCGGACGAAAGCGATACTCTGGCGAGTCTGCCGCCGGCCAACACGCTCGGCAGTCAAGCACTGCAAACGTGTTTCCTCGACCTCCTTTCGGCAAGCGGTCGCGGTCGACGAGAGCCGTTCGTCGAGAATGGGGTCGAGGATCGCGCGAGGAGCCGCCGAGTGGTGTTCAAGATCCGGGTGCGGTCCTTCGAGCAACGGGACATCGAGGGCTTCCTCAATGGCTGA
- a CDS encoding EH signature domain-containing protein: protein MAEQVEAVAGASVDASLRELLETLEDLRAALHALQAARQRTTPPATELLSPLVKVVEGVGAGRPARPPACPEEFRAQWEEYLGGQRKGIEARAVRYLCWEPDIATDPRFQSYLDRIGADLRPRALQGLVHSCHARWEESLFRSKVATRIRTRVDSYAGPNRVAQRWRANADLVLGAEGPALLGRQLLDQRTKVQDYCGSFAVDAQSAYVIAGVGAAVAAWWATGLRDDATMRYGIDELLFWSGWPLDQFYRVMAATLLSREADAPAVMGALKTRILRDSRLGDPRLPAASTNWRGVDEKARRKVIQWLSSDDIRFFFEHVLRTGEDPHGRKRFWLRYVDKVQMSRPLLCADDRARLRALRLKDQPSNFGLVDAPTSAFMLVFERLLIIEFSKVGNACFVYEPARVRDILESFWTTNAFHLSTLKRPHHDADRIVHRAGWEWSMDRLLGRYGIRPG, encoded by the coding sequence ATGGCTGAGCAGGTCGAAGCTGTTGCCGGCGCGAGCGTGGATGCGTCATTGCGCGAACTGCTCGAGACGCTCGAGGATCTGCGTGCGGCGCTGCACGCTCTGCAGGCGGCCAGGCAGCGGACGACGCCGCCCGCCACGGAGTTGCTCTCCCCGCTGGTGAAGGTAGTCGAAGGCGTCGGCGCGGGGCGCCCCGCCCGGCCGCCAGCGTGTCCCGAGGAGTTTCGGGCGCAGTGGGAGGAGTATCTCGGGGGGCAGCGGAAGGGGATTGAGGCGCGGGCGGTCCGGTACCTGTGCTGGGAGCCGGACATCGCGACTGATCCACGGTTCCAGTCGTACCTCGACCGGATCGGGGCCGATCTGCGTCCGCGCGCGCTTCAGGGGCTCGTTCACAGCTGCCACGCTCGGTGGGAGGAGTCGCTGTTTCGGTCGAAGGTGGCAACACGTATCAGGACGCGGGTGGATTCGTATGCCGGGCCCAACCGAGTGGCGCAACGTTGGCGGGCCAACGCGGACCTTGTGCTCGGGGCCGAAGGCCCGGCGCTTCTTGGGAGGCAGTTGCTCGACCAGCGAACCAAAGTGCAGGACTACTGCGGTTCGTTCGCGGTGGATGCCCAGTCGGCGTACGTCATCGCCGGGGTCGGTGCTGCCGTAGCCGCATGGTGGGCGACCGGACTCCGCGACGATGCGACCATGCGCTACGGGATCGACGAGCTGCTCTTCTGGTCCGGGTGGCCGTTGGATCAGTTCTATCGTGTGATGGCCGCGACCCTGCTGTCGCGCGAGGCGGACGCCCCGGCAGTGATGGGTGCCTTGAAGACGCGGATCCTCAGGGATTCTCGGCTCGGCGACCCGCGGCTTCCCGCTGCGAGCACTAACTGGCGCGGGGTGGACGAGAAGGCGCGGCGCAAGGTCATCCAGTGGCTTTCGAGCGACGACATCCGGTTCTTCTTCGAGCACGTGCTACGAACCGGTGAGGATCCGCACGGGCGGAAACGGTTCTGGCTGCGCTACGTGGACAAGGTACAGATGTCCCGGCCGTTGCTGTGCGCAGACGATCGCGCTCGTTTGCGGGCACTGCGTTTGAAGGACCAACCCAGCAACTTTGGCCTCGTGGATGCCCCCACCAGCGCGTTCATGCTCGTGTTTGAACGTCTCTTGATCATCGAGTTCAGCAAGGTGGGCAACGCCTGCTTCGTGTACGAGCCAGCAAGAGTCCGCGACATTCTCGAAAGCTTCTGGACGACCAATGCCTTCCACCTCAGCACGCTGAAGCGACCCCATCACGATGCGGACAGGATTGTGCATCGAGCGGGTTGGGAGTGGAGCATGGACAGGCTTCTAGGCCGGTACGGAATTCGACCGGGGTAG
- a CDS encoding SNF2-related protein: MTERGPWTLAVPCSGVRLEAGDDGMWLRGDSVDVTNPAQLRSTKPSTRLGQLLPTLVPQLVELGVAIADGGAIRILYEEFVTLEAREIDAFDDVAPWSPFTLQLGATGWLGGSTFAYTVRFFLGTQAVAVRRLGAFVRRGEAIYRLDGQTYALLEAIERFNALAPDARCGPDSFIRFAEVKGLATGVGVQLDKYIATEQVFVPPRVGLNLVVEPQGRISFAPTVDGVNDEQMRSAFFAQPDVDEMYSFDDGRGGRIRVVMDDAQREVLRRMQGVRHLSGVEKAEVLRNPVAVFDGVADAVDLNLEAFGPRVRGIGDFPFVAQPYIRRGTGIFDGPEAGPLGTGTPFSAGIQCGYADGHSEDLTFTSKEEVIEFCRAVEAARTSGEGAVEFRGKSIILDDAFVGALAELREQVIPPSRPKVPTEKKRRRFLLIYTNENELEYEEQPETTAAAEGVLPAALRAGIDLKPHQRQGLAWLQRCFTMGRHGCLLADDMGMGKTVQILTFVAWLIEQGELSPDGTDPSTPPWDPILIVAPLVLIENETWVSEMRAFFAEDGATFQPVTVLRGEELKRLRRADAGGGETDIGAAVLDLDRLREHRVILTNYETVTNYQHSFAQMRTHWSVVITDEAQEFKVPNTKISHALKSLSPRFRIAATGTPVETRLLDVWNLFDFLQPGTLLGSAAEFSRQYEREADDGAGGSLDALKGRLRFGSSDAYVLRRDKSQLTDLPPKIEHDLHCDLSPEQRQWHIDLLRKVRAGGEGSHPLGIIHHLLRLYQHPALVPKYEPVPVAAALASCPKLAAVIECVRQVRARGEKALIFTRSLDMQQLLSRVLAEEFGLEADIINGAAPRGDKGGRGKRSRSEMVRRFRSIPGFNAIILSPDVAGVGLTLTEANHVIHYGRWWNPAKESQATDRAYRIGQTRDVHVYYPIALDPQREFETFDEKLHALVRRRRTLAAEFLAPMPSEDDLQDELLDDVLRPGKKVQPAPAPVASGVDLRSVSPDRLDALVAELEAGAGRKVILGPRGAAEGVQLIALEGNNVRLVNCMATTGDTQVGAETIAETARVFDGYRAHHLRGIGGTLRVVGVVVTRGTLGADARKVAKDRGLEVVAGPELQARLLTTPCTQAALELRNEERCGSTSDVVSALHRALGSGGQGAAVPAANPHDEWIEALLESSRYREQTRANERTALPEDRVRVFLRAVAERSGRVTRVALAQRLGVSLPRVSGVVAAIRKVLNVEGYQVVAADEGSDTIALNMDLLRVQFELRGPRA, translated from the coding sequence GTGACAGAACGCGGCCCGTGGACTCTCGCCGTTCCCTGCAGCGGTGTGCGCCTCGAAGCTGGTGACGACGGTATGTGGCTCCGAGGCGACAGCGTCGACGTCACGAACCCCGCCCAGCTCCGGTCGACCAAGCCCAGTACGCGACTTGGCCAGTTGCTGCCGACGCTCGTCCCGCAGCTTGTGGAGCTCGGCGTCGCCATCGCCGACGGCGGCGCGATTCGCATCCTGTACGAGGAGTTTGTCACGCTCGAGGCGCGGGAAATCGACGCCTTCGACGATGTCGCCCCCTGGTCGCCGTTCACGCTGCAGCTCGGGGCCACCGGGTGGCTCGGCGGTTCGACCTTCGCCTATACGGTGCGCTTCTTTCTCGGGACACAGGCGGTCGCCGTGCGACGGCTCGGGGCGTTCGTGCGGCGGGGCGAGGCCATCTACCGGCTGGACGGGCAGACCTATGCCCTCCTCGAGGCGATCGAGCGGTTCAACGCCCTGGCGCCGGACGCTCGCTGCGGACCGGACAGCTTCATTCGCTTCGCGGAGGTGAAAGGGCTCGCCACCGGTGTCGGCGTGCAGCTCGACAAGTACATCGCGACGGAGCAGGTATTCGTGCCCCCGCGGGTCGGCCTGAACCTCGTCGTCGAGCCGCAAGGACGCATCTCGTTCGCGCCGACGGTGGACGGGGTCAACGACGAGCAGATGCGGTCGGCGTTCTTCGCCCAACCGGATGTCGACGAGATGTACTCGTTCGACGACGGTCGGGGCGGACGTATCCGCGTCGTGATGGACGATGCGCAGCGCGAAGTCCTGCGCCGCATGCAGGGCGTGCGTCACCTGAGCGGCGTCGAGAAGGCAGAGGTACTGCGGAATCCCGTCGCCGTGTTCGACGGCGTGGCGGACGCCGTGGACCTGAACCTCGAGGCGTTCGGGCCGCGAGTGCGTGGCATTGGCGACTTTCCCTTCGTTGCACAGCCGTACATTCGCCGGGGCACGGGCATTTTCGACGGTCCGGAGGCGGGGCCGCTCGGAACGGGGACCCCGTTCTCGGCCGGTATTCAGTGCGGTTACGCCGACGGGCACAGCGAAGACTTGACCTTCACTTCGAAGGAGGAAGTCATCGAGTTCTGCCGGGCCGTGGAGGCGGCCCGGACCAGCGGCGAAGGCGCCGTCGAGTTCCGCGGCAAGTCGATCATCCTCGACGACGCGTTCGTCGGAGCGCTCGCCGAGCTGCGCGAGCAGGTGATCCCGCCGTCGCGGCCCAAGGTTCCAACGGAGAAGAAGCGGCGCCGCTTTCTACTCATCTATACAAACGAGAACGAGCTCGAGTACGAGGAGCAGCCCGAAACCACCGCAGCGGCCGAAGGGGTGTTGCCCGCGGCCCTGCGGGCCGGGATCGACCTGAAGCCGCATCAGCGACAGGGACTCGCGTGGCTGCAGCGATGCTTCACCATGGGCCGGCACGGCTGCCTGCTCGCCGACGACATGGGGATGGGAAAGACCGTCCAGATCCTCACGTTCGTGGCTTGGCTCATCGAACAGGGCGAGCTGTCGCCCGACGGAACGGACCCGTCGACGCCACCCTGGGATCCGATTTTGATCGTCGCGCCATTGGTGCTGATCGAGAACGAGACCTGGGTGAGCGAGATGCGGGCGTTCTTTGCTGAGGACGGGGCGACGTTTCAGCCGGTGACCGTCCTGCGTGGAGAAGAACTGAAACGGTTACGCCGAGCCGACGCGGGAGGCGGGGAGACGGACATCGGGGCGGCGGTGCTGGATCTCGATCGCTTGCGCGAGCACCGCGTGATCCTGACCAACTACGAGACCGTCACGAACTACCAGCACTCCTTCGCGCAGATGCGGACCCACTGGTCGGTCGTCATCACGGACGAGGCGCAGGAGTTCAAGGTTCCGAACACGAAAATCTCGCATGCGCTCAAGAGCCTTTCGCCCCGCTTTCGAATCGCGGCGACCGGGACGCCGGTCGAGACCCGCTTGCTGGACGTCTGGAACCTGTTCGACTTCCTGCAACCCGGCACGTTGCTCGGCAGTGCGGCGGAGTTCTCGCGCCAGTATGAGCGGGAGGCGGATGACGGGGCGGGCGGTTCATTGGATGCCCTGAAGGGCCGGCTGCGCTTCGGATCGTCCGACGCGTACGTCTTGCGCCGCGACAAGTCGCAGCTGACCGACCTGCCCCCGAAGATCGAGCACGACTTGCACTGCGACCTGTCCCCCGAGCAACGCCAGTGGCACATCGATCTGCTGCGCAAAGTGCGGGCCGGGGGTGAAGGGAGCCATCCGCTGGGCATCATTCACCATCTGCTTCGGCTCTATCAGCATCCGGCGCTCGTCCCGAAGTACGAGCCCGTGCCGGTCGCCGCAGCACTGGCGAGCTGTCCGAAGCTGGCGGCGGTGATCGAGTGCGTGCGGCAGGTGCGGGCTCGTGGCGAGAAGGCGCTCATTTTCACCCGCAGCCTCGACATGCAGCAGCTGTTGTCCCGGGTGCTGGCGGAAGAGTTCGGTTTGGAGGCCGACATCATCAACGGCGCGGCGCCCCGGGGGGACAAGGGGGGCCGGGGGAAGCGCAGCCGGAGCGAGATGGTGCGCCGGTTCCGTTCCATTCCCGGCTTCAACGCCATCATCCTGTCGCCCGATGTTGCGGGCGTTGGCTTGACGCTGACGGAGGCTAACCACGTCATCCATTACGGTCGCTGGTGGAACCCGGCCAAGGAATCGCAGGCGACGGACCGCGCCTACCGGATCGGGCAGACCCGCGACGTGCACGTGTACTACCCGATCGCGCTCGATCCGCAGCGGGAGTTCGAGACGTTCGACGAGAAGCTGCACGCCCTCGTTCGGCGGCGCCGCACGCTGGCGGCGGAGTTCCTCGCGCCCATGCCGAGCGAAGACGATCTGCAGGACGAGTTGCTCGACGATGTCCTCCGGCCGGGTAAGAAGGTGCAACCGGCACCGGCACCGGTTGCGTCCGGCGTGGATCTGCGCAGTGTCTCCCCGGATCGACTCGATGCGCTGGTGGCCGAGTTGGAAGCCGGCGCGGGACGGAAGGTCATTCTCGGACCGCGCGGGGCGGCCGAAGGCGTCCAACTCATTGCCCTTGAAGGCAACAACGTCCGCCTCGTGAATTGCATGGCGACCACCGGCGATACACAGGTCGGCGCCGAAACAATCGCGGAAACCGCGCGGGTGTTCGACGGGTATCGGGCGCATCACTTGCGCGGGATCGGCGGAACGCTGCGAGTGGTTGGCGTCGTGGTGACCCGAGGCACGCTCGGAGCGGACGCTCGGAAGGTGGCGAAGGACCGCGGTTTGGAGGTCGTGGCGGGGCCTGAGCTGCAGGCGCGCTTGCTGACGACGCCCTGTACCCAGGCGGCGCTGGAACTGCGTAACGAAGAGCGTTGCGGGTCGACATCGGACGTCGTTTCGGCCCTCCACCGAGCTCTCGGATCGGGAGGCCAGGGTGCAGCAGTTCCGGCGGCGAATCCCCACGACGAGTGGATCGAAGCGTTGCTGGAGTCGTCCAGGTACCGGGAGCAGACCCGCGCCAACGAGCGTACCGCGTTGCCGGAGGACCGCGTCCGTGTGTTTTTGCGGGCCGTTGCCGAGCGTAGCGGCCGAGTCACGCGCGTCGCGCTGGCGCAGCGTCTCGGTGTGAGCCTGCCGCGGGTCAGCGGTGTGGTGGCTGCGATCCGGAAGGTGCTCAATGTCGAAGGGTACCAGGTGGTCGCGGCGGACGAGGGTTCGGACACGATCGCGCTGAACATGGATCTGCTGCGCGTGCAGTTCGAGCTCAGGGGGCCCAGGGCGTAG
- the brxD gene encoding BREX system ATP-binding protein BrxD: MLSPQRRQEIIDALRRGTVPRMGLDAFAVNLDRFCATIDDELARVKAGGSAFKAVRGEYGSGKTFFARWVQERAKRTGFATSEVQISEAETPLHKLETVYRRLTERLGTSDTPEGALRAVVDAWFYTLEEDALAEGKLTEQDTAAMLARTTDLMEQRLANITKTAPALAAALRAYRQALAEQVPATADALIAWVGGQPNVSAQAKRAAGIKGDIDHFGALGFLQGLLVMLRDSGHAGLVLVLDEVETLQRVRTDVRDKALNALRQLIDEVDAGRFPGLYLAITGTPAFFDGPQGVHRLPPLAQRLHVDFTTEARFDNPRAVQIRLANFSREALCEVGRRIRDIFADHSRNGARIRAVADDAYVSDLAEAVAGKLGGRVGIAPRLFLKKLVADVLDRIDQFDDFDPRQHYQLTVATTEMTDTERSATGTTVDDIEIELPEPSDR; encoded by the coding sequence ATGCTGAGTCCGCAGCGGCGGCAGGAGATCATTGACGCGTTGCGCCGGGGGACGGTGCCACGGATGGGGCTCGACGCGTTTGCGGTCAACCTCGATCGGTTCTGTGCAACGATCGACGACGAGCTGGCGCGCGTGAAGGCGGGGGGTAGCGCCTTCAAGGCGGTGCGCGGCGAGTACGGGAGCGGCAAGACGTTCTTCGCGCGCTGGGTTCAGGAACGCGCCAAACGCACAGGGTTTGCGACGTCCGAAGTGCAGATTTCGGAGGCGGAGACGCCCCTGCACAAGCTCGAGACGGTGTACCGGCGACTGACGGAGCGGCTCGGCACGAGCGACACACCGGAAGGGGCGTTACGGGCCGTGGTCGACGCGTGGTTCTACACGCTCGAGGAGGACGCGCTGGCCGAGGGCAAGCTGACGGAGCAGGATACGGCGGCGATGCTGGCGCGGACGACCGATCTCATGGAGCAGCGTCTGGCGAACATCACGAAGACGGCGCCGGCGCTCGCGGCCGCGTTGCGGGCCTATCGGCAGGCCCTGGCAGAGCAGGTACCGGCGACGGCAGACGCCCTGATCGCCTGGGTAGGCGGCCAACCGAACGTGTCTGCCCAGGCGAAGCGGGCCGCCGGTATCAAGGGCGACATCGATCATTTCGGCGCGCTGGGATTTCTTCAGGGGTTGCTCGTGATGCTGCGCGACTCGGGCCACGCCGGGTTGGTGCTCGTCCTGGACGAGGTGGAGACGCTACAACGGGTCCGGACCGACGTGCGGGACAAGGCGCTGAACGCGCTGCGGCAGCTCATCGACGAGGTCGATGCGGGCCGGTTCCCCGGCCTGTACCTGGCGATCACCGGCACGCCGGCGTTCTTCGATGGTCCGCAGGGCGTGCACCGGCTGCCGCCGCTGGCGCAGCGGCTACATGTCGATTTCACGACCGAGGCGCGGTTCGACAACCCACGCGCGGTGCAGATCCGGCTGGCGAACTTTTCGCGGGAGGCGCTCTGCGAAGTTGGTCGGCGGATCCGTGACATTTTTGCCGACCACTCCCGAAACGGCGCACGGATCCGGGCCGTGGCGGACGACGCGTACGTCTCGGACCTGGCCGAGGCGGTCGCCGGCAAGCTCGGAGGCCGCGTGGGGATAGCGCCGCGCCTGTTCCTGAAGAAGCTCGTTGCGGATGTGCTCGACCGCATCGACCAGTTCGACGACTTCGATCCGCGGCAGCACTATCAACTGACGGTCGCGACGACCGAGATGACCGACACCGAGCGCAGTGCGACCGGCACGACGGTCGACGACATCGAGATCGAGCTGCCGGAGCCGAGCGATCGATGA